Proteins encoded together in one Pelagicoccus albus window:
- a CDS encoding DEAD/DEAH box helicase: protein MPVSRSSVLKSFHPSLAKWFLGRFGQPTEIQEAAWSLISHERHCLISAATGSGKTLAAFLWGINQLATGTWELGQTRLLYVSPLKALNNDIRRNLLTPLSELKSAFADSEQDWPDIRVMARSGDTDQSERRKMLRHPPEILITTPESLNLLLSSKSGRRALLGIKSVILDEIHSVAGSKRGTYLMTGVERLAHLNGEFQRIALSATVRPMEEVARFVGGFLEGQGREVQLAQSAVGKRYEIEIVTTDPDAERNPAEDAWQPVVEDLKRLIAQNNSTLIFVNSRMLAEKIAHRINLGEDTQIAYSHHGSLSREIRFTVEQRLKSGEVKAIVATSSLEMGIDVGSIDCVVMVQSPNSVSSSVQKVGRSGHQVGAVSRATLYPSHSKDLLESVVLSKSIREKDIENVKIVECPLDVLAQVIVSTLACGPWDLDELFELFRSCYSFRKLDREVFDLVTAMLAGRYAGSRLRELKPQISIDMKGNAATLRKGALLSYYMSGGVIPDRGYYHLRMSGTGSRIGELDEEFVWERKVGDVFTLGVQSWRIENVTHNDVFVLPAQKGEMAPPFWRAETYDRDFHLSNRIGEFLEWAEGERSADEFLKQLSARYGIEGDAAKSLNSFLERQRKATGAGLPHRHHLLAELIDSAPGGAPGKQLVLHTFWGGRVNRPFSLALDAAWQDAFGNRADVFVNDDCVVIVLPDEVDPERVLDLVSPNNLEKLLRQSLEGSNFFGARFREAAGTSLLITRNKPGQRLPLWMSRMRAKKLMDSVRSFDDFPLLLETWRSCLNDDFDMESLRLVLEELECGEISVSVARTSLASPFAADVAWRQINEQYMYATDQPDGAGESKLRDDLIRSVMFDDGVRPLLSRDLVNEFESKRQRTRDGYSPVERTELLEWLRDRILLEESEWSELLHGYSEEVIPVERKRLESGVFVYLQGEEGRVAALLADAPDRSVFLEWLSFYGPVSEEWLRDSLGLSGGEEFESLVAELVDDELVVRGMLVEGEENEQICEIQNYEILLRMNRARNRSVFEALPLEALSLFLADWQGAARPSENAEGLVSVLDKLSGLSAGAAEWEGQILRSRLLGYHESHLDRCLMDEGFLWVGTGERQLSFIREEELDLLPEIGAEYTPLEKSVLELLSKGARYSFSKLQELIGGSSKDLEKALWGLVWSGQIGSDLFSSVRKAEASNFELFQKVEQQSAPSRTLRRGRRSRARLATYPGSWYKNERLSGELDAIESLELERERAFVLLDRYGVLFKELLERECAGFRWKDVFKALRLLELGGEVVGGRFFEGIPGLQFASHEALRRLNKTLPESAIYWLGATDPASLCGIGLENLKGALPRRQVGNRLVYRGRELVAEARRGGKDLEFKVDCSDPDLIRIVDTLGSSLDLQKSLRSIRIETINGKDARQSDYLESLSLVWRLHSDHKQVVVEGRVSP, encoded by the coding sequence ATGCCCGTATCCCGCTCTAGTGTATTAAAGTCCTTTCATCCTTCGTTGGCCAAATGGTTTCTTGGTCGTTTTGGCCAGCCTACCGAAATTCAGGAGGCTGCATGGAGCCTGATTTCCCATGAGCGGCATTGCTTGATCAGCGCGGCAACGGGTAGCGGCAAAACGCTGGCGGCATTTTTATGGGGGATCAACCAGCTGGCCACCGGGACATGGGAGCTGGGGCAAACGCGTCTTCTCTATGTCTCGCCACTCAAAGCTCTCAACAACGATATTCGGAGGAATCTTCTTACGCCGCTATCCGAGCTGAAATCCGCTTTCGCTGACTCCGAGCAAGACTGGCCGGATATTCGCGTCATGGCTCGAAGCGGCGATACGGATCAATCGGAGAGGCGAAAGATGCTGCGTCATCCTCCCGAAATACTCATCACAACGCCAGAGAGCTTAAACCTGCTTCTTAGTTCGAAGTCCGGCAGACGCGCTCTCTTGGGAATCAAATCCGTAATCCTCGACGAAATACACTCGGTCGCTGGCAGTAAGCGAGGAACTTACCTGATGACCGGAGTGGAGCGCCTCGCCCATTTAAACGGTGAATTTCAGCGTATCGCTCTTTCCGCTACGGTTCGTCCTATGGAAGAGGTGGCCCGTTTCGTCGGAGGCTTTTTGGAGGGTCAAGGCCGCGAGGTGCAGTTGGCTCAGTCCGCTGTCGGAAAACGCTACGAAATCGAGATCGTAACTACGGATCCAGATGCGGAACGTAACCCCGCTGAAGATGCTTGGCAGCCTGTCGTGGAGGATCTGAAAAGGCTCATCGCCCAGAATAATTCGACATTGATTTTCGTTAATAGCCGCATGCTGGCGGAGAAGATTGCTCATCGGATAAATCTCGGAGAAGATACTCAGATAGCGTATTCACATCATGGATCTCTTTCTCGAGAAATACGATTTACGGTGGAGCAACGCTTAAAGTCTGGGGAGGTGAAGGCGATAGTGGCCACCAGTTCTTTGGAAATGGGAATCGACGTCGGTTCGATTGATTGCGTGGTGATGGTGCAAAGCCCGAACTCCGTTTCTTCCTCCGTGCAGAAGGTCGGTCGCTCTGGCCATCAGGTGGGTGCGGTTAGTCGTGCGACGCTTTATCCGTCGCATTCTAAAGACCTTCTTGAGTCGGTTGTCTTGTCGAAGTCAATACGTGAGAAAGACATCGAGAATGTTAAGATCGTGGAGTGCCCGCTTGACGTTCTCGCTCAGGTAATCGTTTCCACCTTGGCATGCGGGCCTTGGGATTTGGACGAACTCTTTGAGCTATTTCGAAGCTGTTATTCGTTTCGAAAATTGGATCGGGAGGTTTTCGATTTGGTGACCGCTATGTTGGCGGGCCGCTACGCCGGCAGTCGCTTGCGGGAATTGAAGCCTCAGATTTCGATCGATATGAAGGGGAATGCAGCGACCTTGAGAAAAGGGGCTCTGCTTTCGTATTACATGTCTGGTGGCGTGATTCCGGATCGGGGATACTACCATCTTCGTATGAGTGGAACCGGTTCGAGGATCGGAGAGCTCGATGAAGAGTTTGTCTGGGAAAGAAAAGTCGGCGATGTATTCACGCTTGGGGTACAGAGTTGGAGAATTGAAAACGTCACCCACAACGATGTGTTTGTTCTGCCCGCGCAGAAGGGTGAGATGGCTCCCCCGTTTTGGAGAGCGGAGACTTACGATCGCGATTTTCATCTTTCAAATCGCATCGGGGAATTCTTGGAATGGGCGGAGGGAGAGCGATCTGCAGACGAATTTCTAAAGCAGCTTTCAGCTAGATATGGCATCGAAGGGGACGCTGCGAAATCGCTGAATTCATTTTTGGAGCGGCAGCGCAAAGCGACGGGAGCAGGATTGCCCCATCGTCACCATTTGCTGGCTGAGCTTATTGACTCCGCGCCGGGTGGGGCTCCGGGCAAGCAGCTGGTGCTGCACACTTTTTGGGGTGGGAGGGTGAATCGACCTTTCAGCTTGGCTTTGGATGCGGCTTGGCAGGATGCGTTTGGGAATCGGGCCGACGTATTTGTAAATGATGATTGTGTCGTGATTGTGTTGCCTGACGAGGTGGATCCAGAGCGTGTTTTGGACCTGGTGAGTCCGAATAATCTGGAGAAGTTGCTTCGCCAGAGTTTAGAGGGTTCGAACTTTTTTGGTGCCCGATTCAGGGAAGCGGCTGGAACCTCCTTGCTCATTACCCGTAACAAACCAGGTCAGCGTTTACCGCTTTGGATGAGTCGTATGAGAGCTAAGAAACTGATGGACTCAGTTCGCAGCTTCGATGACTTCCCGCTACTTCTGGAGACTTGGCGTTCTTGTCTGAATGACGACTTCGACATGGAGTCCTTGCGTTTGGTGTTGGAGGAACTCGAGTGTGGAGAGATCTCTGTCAGTGTGGCTCGTACAAGTTTGGCCAGTCCCTTCGCGGCTGATGTGGCGTGGCGTCAGATCAATGAGCAGTACATGTACGCGACTGATCAACCGGACGGTGCTGGGGAATCTAAGCTAAGAGACGATCTAATCCGCTCGGTGATGTTTGATGACGGAGTTCGTCCCTTGCTCTCTCGGGATTTGGTTAATGAGTTTGAGTCTAAGCGTCAGCGCACCAGGGATGGCTATTCCCCCGTGGAGCGGACTGAGCTCTTGGAGTGGCTGCGCGATCGTATTTTGCTGGAGGAATCGGAGTGGTCCGAGCTGTTGCACGGATATTCTGAAGAGGTAATTCCGGTTGAGCGAAAACGCTTGGAGAGTGGCGTCTTTGTTTATCTGCAAGGTGAAGAAGGGCGTGTAGCTGCTCTCTTGGCTGACGCTCCCGATCGTAGTGTTTTTCTCGAATGGCTCTCTTTCTATGGACCTGTATCGGAAGAGTGGTTACGGGATTCTTTGGGGTTGTCAGGCGGGGAGGAATTTGAATCTCTTGTTGCTGAGCTCGTTGACGATGAGCTGGTGGTGAGAGGGATGCTCGTCGAGGGCGAAGAAAACGAGCAAATCTGCGAGATCCAGAATTACGAGATCTTGCTACGCATGAATCGAGCTCGGAATCGCTCTGTCTTTGAGGCTTTGCCGCTTGAGGCCTTAAGTTTGTTTTTGGCAGATTGGCAGGGAGCTGCTCGCCCTTCTGAAAACGCAGAAGGGTTGGTCTCCGTTTTGGACAAGCTGAGTGGTTTGTCGGCTGGAGCGGCGGAGTGGGAAGGACAAATTTTGCGAAGCCGCCTTCTGGGATATCATGAATCGCACCTTGACCGATGCCTGATGGATGAGGGCTTTTTGTGGGTTGGAACGGGGGAACGACAATTGTCGTTCATCCGCGAGGAAGAGCTAGACCTTTTGCCTGAAATCGGGGCGGAGTATACGCCGCTAGAGAAATCTGTTTTAGAGCTTTTGAGTAAGGGAGCTCGGTATTCATTCTCCAAGCTGCAAGAGTTGATTGGAGGTTCTAGCAAAGACCTTGAGAAAGCTCTTTGGGGCCTTGTTTGGTCAGGGCAGATTGGGAGTGATTTGTTTTCCAGTGTGCGAAAGGCGGAGGCCAGCAATTTCGAGCTTTTTCAAAAAGTCGAGCAGCAGTCTGCTCCAAGTAGGACTTTGAGGAGAGGGCGTCGCAGCCGAGCGAGATTGGCAACGTATCCAGGGAGTTGGTACAAAAACGAGCGGTTGTCCGGTGAGCTTGATGCAATCGAATCTTTGGAGTTGGAGCGCGAGAGGGCTTTTGTCCTGCTGGATCGTTACGGAGTTCTCTTTAAGGAACTCCTTGAACGTGAATGTGCCGGCTTTCGCTGGAAAGATGTTTTCAAGGCTCTGCGACTTTTGGAGCTGGGTGGCGAAGTAGTTGGAGGCCGTTTCTTCGAGGGAATTCCCGGTTTGCAGTTCGCTTCGCACGAAGCCTTGCGACGTCTGAATAAAACTCTTCCGGAGTCTGCAATCTACTGGTTAGGGGCCACGGATCCGGCGTCCTTGTGCGGGATCGGACTAGAGAATCTCAAGGGCGCACTTCCGCGTAGGCAGGTGGGAAATCGCCTTGTTTATCGTGGACGCGAGCTTGTGGCGGAGGCACGTCGCGGCGGAAAGGACTTGGAGTTTAAGGTCGATTGTTCGGATCCAGATTTAATCAGAATTGTGGATACGCTGGGCTCGTCACTCGACTTGCAAAAGTCTCTGCGGTCTATCCGAATCGAAACCATCAATGGCAAGGATGCTCGACAAAGCGATTATCTGGAAAGCCTATCCTTGGTTTGGCGTTTACATAGCGACCACAAGCAAGTTGTGGTCGAAGGAAGGGTGAGCCCTTAG
- a CDS encoding alpha/beta fold hydrolase, with protein sequence MKKWAKPAAAILLASAIGYISLAKKTEQPSSNSEEIQITTTGHGPSIVLLHDSSQSDLHWADAAKRLSSHFQVTLVDVTSFLQSSKPIRQLRTSLKNLNINDSRIAGSAHTEQLALHYALSFPEQSASFILPHTGEDLEILADLINSHPLNKS encoded by the coding sequence ATGAAAAAATGGGCCAAACCTGCCGCCGCGATCCTACTCGCTTCCGCGATCGGATACATATCGCTCGCCAAAAAAACCGAGCAGCCTTCAAGCAATTCTGAAGAAATCCAAATAACCACTACCGGTCATGGCCCCAGCATCGTACTGCTGCATGACTCCTCCCAATCCGACCTCCACTGGGCAGACGCCGCCAAGAGGCTCTCCAGCCACTTCCAAGTCACTTTGGTCGATGTGACCTCGTTTCTGCAAAGCAGCAAACCCATCCGGCAACTGCGGACCTCTCTCAAAAATCTAAACATCAACGATTCGCGTATAGCCGGATCAGCCCATACCGAACAACTAGCTCTCCACTACGCTCTCTCCTTCCCGGAGCAGAGCGCCAGCTTCATTCTTCCGCACACAGGCGAGGACCTGGAAATTCTAGCGGACCTAATCAACTCTCATCCTCTAAACAAATCATGA
- the pspC gene encoding envelope stress response membrane protein PspC → MRNQIYRSQDKRVIFGICQGVAEYFDLSVFWIRFALVVATFFTGLFPIPVFYGIAALVIKPEPESATEPKAKDSFEEDYFETEVSSRTLSLRRLKNRFDSIESRIQRMENYVTNKSYDWERRFNSGK, encoded by the coding sequence ATGAGAAACCAAATCTACCGCTCCCAAGATAAACGTGTAATCTTCGGAATTTGCCAAGGGGTAGCGGAATACTTCGATCTATCCGTCTTTTGGATACGGTTCGCCTTAGTTGTCGCCACCTTCTTCACCGGCCTCTTTCCAATACCTGTGTTCTACGGAATCGCCGCTCTAGTAATCAAGCCAGAGCCAGAGTCCGCTACCGAGCCCAAAGCAAAAGACAGCTTTGAGGAAGACTACTTCGAAACCGAGGTATCCAGCCGCACGCTAAGCCTCCGCCGCTTGAAAAACCGCTTCGACTCCATCGAGTCCCGTATCCAGCGGATGGAGAACTACGTTACCAATAAATCTTACGACTGGGAACGCCGCTTCAACTCCGGCAAGTAG
- the pspA gene encoding phage shock protein PspA: protein MGIFTRFKDIVSANINSMLDKAEDPEKMIKLMIQEMEDTLVEIKASCASAMATKSRVTRALDDVQFRVDDWSNKARLAVSKGREDLAREALAEKRVFADEVERLEKEISQLEGIVAKYQSDISQLEEKLANARKKHQVLIQRHTQAQKRHKAQSVIRKNDNVDAFARFDAFENRIERMEADADLVNAKARPALEDEFAKLEGDESLENELAALKAELENKESK from the coding sequence ATGGGAATATTCACACGCTTCAAAGACATCGTCTCTGCCAACATCAACTCTATGCTCGATAAGGCAGAAGACCCTGAGAAAATGATCAAGTTGATGATCCAGGAAATGGAAGACACCTTGGTCGAAATCAAAGCCTCATGCGCTTCCGCAATGGCTACCAAGTCCAGAGTGACACGCGCCTTGGACGACGTTCAGTTCCGCGTCGACGACTGGAGCAACAAGGCTCGCCTCGCGGTTTCTAAGGGCCGCGAAGATTTGGCTCGCGAAGCTCTCGCCGAAAAGCGCGTATTCGCTGATGAGGTTGAACGCCTCGAAAAGGAAATCTCACAGCTTGAGGGAATCGTAGCCAAGTATCAGTCTGACATCAGCCAGCTGGAAGAGAAGCTCGCCAACGCTCGCAAGAAGCACCAGGTCCTCATCCAGCGCCACACTCAAGCTCAGAAGCGCCACAAGGCACAGAGCGTCATCCGCAAGAACGACAACGTTGATGCATTCGCAAGATTCGACGCGTTCGAAAATCGCATCGAGCGCATGGAAGCAGACGCCGATCTCGTAAACGCCAAGGCACGCCCTGCCCTGGAAGACGAATTCGCCAAGCTCGAAGGAGATGAGTCTCTGGAAAACGAACTTGCGGCCCTAAAAGCGGAGCTAGAGAATAAGGAGTCCAAATAA
- the pspF gene encoding phage shock protein operon transcriptional activator, whose translation MSQEDDSGFEMGSLPEALGVSEVFLDFQQRLSAVAKIDRPVLLIGERGTGKELAAARLHYLSQRWQGPLVALNCAALSESVLESELFGHEAGAFTGAVKRRMGRFEAADGGTLFLDEIGLVSMTVQEKILRAVEYGVFQRVGGSTSVKVNARIVGATNADLAAMAQDEKFKSDLLDRLSFDVLYLPPLRVRHEDIVYLAMHFAASMARELGLEGVPEFSEAALESLNSHDWPGNVRELKNVVERSVYRSDGEKVDRIEFDPFVNPYLAASDPSSSEPSVVADDLSRPLHDQVRDLEIRLLRKALQAAQFKQQDAANKLGLTYYQFRSLYRKYKDEL comes from the coding sequence ATGAGCCAAGAAGACGATAGTGGATTTGAAATGGGTTCTCTGCCGGAAGCCTTGGGGGTTTCGGAGGTATTTTTGGACTTTCAGCAAAGGCTATCGGCTGTGGCCAAGATCGACCGCCCGGTGCTTCTGATAGGGGAGCGAGGAACGGGTAAGGAGTTGGCCGCGGCGCGTCTTCACTATCTCTCCCAGCGTTGGCAGGGGCCGTTGGTGGCCCTGAACTGCGCGGCTCTTTCGGAGTCCGTTTTGGAGTCGGAGCTCTTTGGACACGAGGCGGGAGCATTCACGGGAGCGGTAAAGCGTCGTATGGGGCGTTTTGAGGCCGCTGACGGCGGGACACTCTTTCTCGATGAGATCGGTTTGGTCTCCATGACGGTGCAGGAGAAAATTCTGCGAGCGGTGGAGTATGGCGTGTTTCAGCGAGTGGGTGGATCCACGTCGGTGAAAGTGAATGCGCGAATCGTGGGCGCGACCAATGCGGATTTGGCCGCCATGGCCCAAGACGAGAAATTCAAGAGCGACCTGTTGGACCGTCTATCTTTCGATGTGCTTTACCTGCCGCCGCTTCGGGTTCGTCATGAGGATATCGTATATCTCGCGATGCATTTCGCGGCTTCAATGGCGAGGGAGCTCGGACTGGAAGGGGTGCCTGAGTTTAGCGAAGCGGCTTTGGAGAGTCTAAATTCGCATGACTGGCCGGGCAATGTCCGTGAGTTGAAAAATGTGGTGGAACGGAGCGTCTATCGTTCAGATGGGGAGAAGGTGGATCGGATCGAGTTTGATCCCTTTGTGAACCCTTATTTGGCCGCTTCGGATCCGTCATCCAGCGAGCCGTCGGTCGTGGCTGACGACCTTTCGCGCCCGCTTCACGACCAGGTTCGAGACTTGGAGATACGCCTCCTTCGAAAGGCCCTGCAGGCGGCTCAATTTAAACAGCAGGACGCGGCCAACAAGCTCGGTCTAACCTACTACCAATTTCGCTCCCTTTACCGAAAATATAAGGATGAGCTTTGA
- a CDS encoding LysR family transcriptional regulator, whose product MELSQLKCFLAVAREGNFTRAAKLCNLSQPSLSYQISKLEEELGESLFVRKPKGVELSDAGRLLLDGAHRIKEEQDRILSSFRAREELKSGEIRFGIIPTIAPYLLPPLLRGFCRDYPQVRLTIRESQTSKLVKEVVDGELEFAVVSDIAAPLLKKYSLHLNKLFHEDLILAVPTGHPSTVTDLANIESLEAGELILLSEGNCLRDQTVQACQREDRASALECEQLPTLLSMVEAGLGVAIVPEMAVNPGQSHGISFRHFKNPRPRRMIGLLKKRGGKLSLAAQEFVRRLNNDNIG is encoded by the coding sequence ATGGAATTGAGCCAATTAAAATGCTTTCTAGCCGTAGCGAGGGAGGGGAACTTCACAAGGGCCGCCAAACTCTGCAATCTGAGCCAGCCTTCCCTCAGCTACCAAATCTCCAAACTTGAGGAGGAGCTGGGAGAAAGCTTGTTCGTACGTAAACCCAAAGGCGTGGAACTGAGCGACGCCGGCAGGCTCCTCCTCGACGGAGCGCACCGAATAAAAGAGGAACAGGACCGAATCCTCTCCTCGTTTCGAGCCCGGGAAGAATTGAAGTCAGGCGAGATAAGGTTCGGCATCATACCGACCATAGCTCCCTACCTGCTCCCTCCACTCTTACGCGGATTCTGCCGAGACTACCCTCAAGTCCGACTCACCATTCGGGAGTCCCAAACTAGCAAGCTGGTGAAAGAGGTTGTGGATGGGGAACTGGAATTCGCTGTAGTCAGCGATATCGCCGCGCCACTCCTCAAAAAATACTCCCTTCACCTTAACAAATTATTCCATGAGGACTTGATTCTGGCCGTGCCAACTGGTCACCCGAGTACTGTCACCGACTTGGCCAACATCGAATCACTCGAGGCGGGCGAGCTCATTCTCCTCAGCGAGGGCAACTGCCTACGAGACCAAACCGTGCAAGCCTGCCAGCGAGAGGACCGCGCAAGCGCACTCGAGTGCGAACAATTACCAACCCTTCTTTCCATGGTAGAAGCGGGTCTCGGAGTGGCCATCGTTCCAGAGATGGCAGTTAACCCGGGCCAATCCCACGGAATCAGCTTCCGGCATTTCAAAAACCCCCGCCCCCGCCGCATGATTGGGCTCCTCAAAAAGCGGGGAGGAAAGCTCAGTTTAGCCGCCCAGGAGTTCGTGAGACGCTTAAATAACGATAACATTGGCTAG
- a CDS encoding catalase, which yields MSSPKTRLTTSAGNPIADNQNSLSAGPRGPLLMQDYQLIEKLAHQNRERIPERVVHAKGWGAFGTFTVTHDITKYTCAKVFSEVGKQTELVSRFSTVAGELGAADAERDVRGFSLKFYTEEGNWDLVGNNTPVFFIRDPYKFPDFIHTQKRHPRTNLRSATAAWDFWSLSPESLHQVTILMSDRGIPVAPMYMNGYGSHTYSFWNKEGERYWVKFHFKTQQGHKHYTNAEATEVIGNSRETYQEELFGAIEKGEYPKWTVYVQVMPEADAEKTSYNPFDLTKVWPHGEYPLIQVGEFELNRNADNYFTDIELAAYSPSNVVPGISYSPDKMLQARVFSYADAHRYRLGTHYEALPVNRPKSPLNHYHKDGAMRFFTNDFGSPDAYYEPNSVEGSAKEDPSVAEPPLRISGDADRYNHREGNDDYTQPGNLYRMFDDAQKDRLHHNIAEAMEGVPEYIVQRQLNHFHKADPAYASGVAAALGVTFTPSEG from the coding sequence ATGAGTTCACCAAAAACCAGATTAACGACTTCGGCGGGCAATCCAATCGCCGACAATCAAAATTCTCTTTCAGCGGGTCCACGCGGTCCGCTTTTGATGCAGGACTACCAGCTCATCGAAAAGCTGGCTCACCAAAACCGGGAGCGCATTCCTGAGCGTGTTGTTCACGCCAAAGGTTGGGGAGCATTTGGAACCTTCACAGTTACCCATGACATTACGAAGTACACCTGCGCCAAGGTGTTTTCGGAAGTTGGAAAGCAGACGGAGCTCGTTTCCCGATTTTCAACGGTAGCGGGCGAGTTGGGAGCGGCGGACGCGGAACGCGACGTACGTGGCTTCTCTCTGAAGTTTTACACCGAAGAGGGTAATTGGGATTTAGTAGGCAACAACACGCCTGTGTTCTTCATCCGCGATCCCTATAAGTTCCCTGACTTCATCCACACGCAGAAGCGTCACCCTCGAACCAATTTGCGTTCCGCGACTGCGGCTTGGGATTTCTGGTCTTTGTCCCCAGAGAGCTTGCACCAAGTGACGATCCTCATGAGCGACCGTGGAATTCCTGTAGCCCCTATGTACATGAACGGGTATGGCTCCCACACCTACAGCTTCTGGAATAAGGAAGGGGAGCGCTATTGGGTAAAGTTCCACTTCAAGACTCAGCAAGGTCACAAGCACTACACCAATGCCGAAGCGACGGAGGTTATCGGCAACAGCCGTGAGACTTATCAGGAGGAGCTTTTCGGAGCGATTGAGAAGGGCGAATATCCGAAGTGGACCGTTTATGTCCAAGTTATGCCCGAAGCCGATGCGGAGAAGACAAGCTACAATCCATTCGACCTTACCAAGGTTTGGCCGCATGGTGAGTATCCGCTCATTCAGGTTGGCGAATTCGAATTGAATCGTAACGCGGACAACTACTTTACCGATATCGAATTGGCTGCTTACTCGCCGTCGAACGTAGTGCCGGGAATCAGCTACTCGCCGGACAAGATGCTGCAAGCTCGCGTTTTCTCGTACGCAGACGCCCACCGCTATCGTCTGGGAACTCACTACGAAGCCCTTCCGGTTAATCGGCCTAAGTCTCCGCTCAACCATTACCACAAGGACGGAGCGATGCGTTTCTTCACCAACGACTTCGGTTCGCCAGACGCTTATTATGAGCCAAACTCTGTCGAGGGATCTGCCAAAGAGGATCCTTCGGTGGCCGAACCGCCTCTTCGCATCTCGGGTGATGCGGATCGTTACAACCACCGTGAGGGGAACGATGACTACACTCAGCCTGGCAACCTTTATCGCATGTTCGACGATGCTCAGAAGGATCGCCTGCACCACAACATAGCGGAGGCGATGGAAGGCGTGCCTGAGTACATCGTGCAAAGGCAGCTGAATCATTTCCACAAGGCCGATCCAGCTTATGCCAGCGGTGTCGCCGCGGCGCTCGGAGTGACTTTCACGCCAAGCGAAGGTTAG
- a CDS encoding ankyrin repeat domain-containing protein, which translates to MILDTVSPEEVDRYVELQEMAADFARKGETEPLQKMLEAGMPANLSDGKGNSLLMLASYNGNVETTRMLLEFGADTERRNDRGQTPLGGVAFKGYLELASLLLDYGADVNADNGGGKAPLLFATMFGRFKMRKLLKKRGAVMWSRKKAA; encoded by the coding sequence ATGATTTTAGACACAGTTAGCCCGGAAGAGGTAGACCGCTACGTAGAGTTGCAGGAAATGGCCGCTGACTTTGCGCGCAAAGGCGAGACCGAGCCCCTGCAAAAGATGCTGGAAGCCGGAATGCCCGCCAACTTGAGCGACGGAAAGGGGAACAGCCTCCTAATGCTCGCCAGCTACAATGGGAATGTGGAGACAACCCGCATGTTGCTAGAGTTTGGAGCTGATACCGAGCGTCGCAACGATCGTGGGCAAACTCCGCTCGGAGGCGTGGCGTTTAAAGGCTACCTAGAGCTCGCCAGTCTGCTGCTTGACTATGGAGCCGACGTCAATGCGGACAATGGAGGAGGGAAAGCTCCTCTACTTTTCGCAACCATGTTTGGCCGTTTCAAGATGCGGAAGCTTCTTAAGAAGCGAGGAGCAGTCATGTGGAGCCGTAAAAAGGCCGCTTAG
- a CDS encoding OmpW/AlkL family protein — protein sequence MTKTTTIGIAALVALASISNIANAAPAKTWEVKVRAAYLETADESDAFSALGIDFAEDAVSVESKWIPEIDVTYNFTENVLAELVLTVPQKHDVSLAGVGSLGTLEHLPPTLSVVYEFQNDSGFVPYVSGGVNFTWITNKRLSVAGVELDLDDYSAGLALGAGFKYDLGDKWDFDASVKWVNIDSDVTAGGARLTTATLNPMLWSLGASYRF from the coding sequence ATGACAAAAACGACAACTATCGGAATCGCGGCACTCGTTGCCTTGGCATCAATCTCAAACATTGCAAACGCGGCACCTGCCAAAACTTGGGAAGTGAAAGTGCGGGCGGCTTATTTGGAAACCGCGGATGAATCCGACGCCTTCTCCGCTTTGGGGATCGATTTTGCAGAGGACGCAGTTTCGGTTGAGAGCAAATGGATTCCAGAAATCGATGTTACTTACAATTTCACTGAAAACGTTCTCGCCGAATTGGTTCTCACTGTTCCGCAAAAGCATGATGTCAGCCTCGCAGGTGTAGGCAGCTTGGGTACCCTAGAGCATCTGCCTCCGACTTTGAGCGTCGTCTACGAATTCCAAAACGATTCCGGTTTTGTCCCTTACGTCTCTGGTGGGGTTAACTTCACTTGGATCACTAACAAACGTCTCAGTGTAGCTGGAGTCGAACTCGACCTTGATGATTACAGTGCGGGTCTCGCTTTGGGCGCTGGCTTCAAGTACGATCTGGGTGATAAGTGGGATTTCGACGCGAGCGTGAAGTGGGTAAATATCGACTCCGATGTTACCGCTGGTGGAGCTCGCCTAACGACCGCTACTTTGAATCCGATGCTTTGGAGTTTGGGCGCGTCTTATCGCTTCTAG